The Vescimonas coprocola genome includes a window with the following:
- a CDS encoding RidA family protein, producing MKKAISTNGAPAAIGPYSQAIDCGEFVFTSGQLGLDPATGKLADGGVQAQATQAMKNIQAVLTAAGLTLDNVVKTTVLLTNIADFAAVNEVYASFFEGTTYPARCAYQVSALPAGGLVEIETICQK from the coding sequence ATGAAAAAAGCTATTTCCACCAACGGCGCTCCTGCCGCCATCGGCCCCTATTCTCAGGCCATCGACTGCGGTGAATTTGTATTCACCAGTGGCCAGCTCGGTCTGGACCCCGCCACCGGTAAACTTGCAGACGGCGGCGTACAGGCTCAGGCCACGCAGGCTATGAAAAACATCCAGGCGGTTCTGACCGCAGCCGGACTGACTCTGGATAACGTGGTCAAAACTACCGTTCTCCTCACGAATATCGCTGATTTCGCCGCCGTTAACGAGGTCTACGCCTCCTTCTTTGAGGGAACTACCTACCCCGCACGCTGCGCCTATCAGGTGAGCGCACTGCCCGCCGGGGGGCTGGTGGAAATCGAGACCATCTGCCAGAAGTGA
- a CDS encoding helix-turn-helix domain-containing protein gives MAKVLHLSRNTAAKHMRLLEEHGLIITEWTQIQMKNGIRKNGNLRCTIVPMHEVLEQCCQRQMTELERQRVQQKLSVQSAETTYPPL, from the coding sequence ATGGCGAAAGTCCTGCATCTCTCCCGCAATACCGCTGCCAAGCATATGCGCCTGCTGGAGGAACACGGGCTCATCATCACGGAATGGACGCAGATACAGATGAAAAACGGTATTAGGAAAAACGGAAACTTGCGCTGCACCATCGTTCCCATGCACGAGGTCTTGGAGCAGTGTTGCCAGCGGCAAATGACCGAACTGGAGCGTCAGCGAGTGCAGCAAAAGCTGTCGGTACAGAGCGCAGAGACCACATATCCGCCCCTGTGA
- a CDS encoding Na+/H+ antiporter NhaC family protein, translating into MEKKGTKIAYFVALAVVVVALVIAKVTNDGSGFVATGWALFPPVVAIALALISKEVYSSLFLGCVAAALLLANFQPWQMVVNFIGAGEGVGMINAIDISILIFLVILGIMVDLMNKAGGSAAFGRWAKKAVKTRSGAQLLTMLLGVLIFIDDYFNCLTVGAVMRPVTESHKISRAKLAYVIDATAAPVCMLAPVSSWAAAVASYVPDGFPGSRISMFLSQIPFNYYCILTLVMVIVTSVLNIDYGPMLTHEYNAQVKDDLFTTPERPFAGADDYEEGEKHSSVLDLLVPVIVLIALCIVGLIWTGGMWDAESDNYGNFIMSFSDASAGTGLCLGSIIAIVFTFVYYWCRGLIGFNKSMEAIPNGFIQMISPILILCFAWTLCGLCRDNGLQVGSFVEGVMANTGSLAKFLPAVIFIVACFIGFATGTSWGTIGIMVPLVCAVFNWDTQMTLLSVGLAASCAGGVCGDHLSPISDTTIMASAGAHCFHLNHVATQIPYGITVAAVSFVSFIIAGIVQSAVVCMIIAIVLMIATLLVIKAITAKKHAGIFQEMAEADKALYNK; encoded by the coding sequence ATGGAAAAGAAAGGCACCAAGATAGCGTATTTTGTTGCGCTGGCGGTGGTCGTAGTCGCTCTGGTCATTGCCAAGGTCACCAATGATGGCTCTGGCTTTGTAGCTACCGGCTGGGCCCTGTTCCCCCCTGTTGTCGCAATCGCACTGGCCCTCATCAGCAAGGAAGTGTATTCTTCCCTGTTTCTGGGCTGCGTGGCAGCCGCCCTGCTGCTGGCCAACTTCCAGCCCTGGCAGATGGTCGTGAACTTCATCGGCGCCGGTGAGGGCGTCGGCATGATCAACGCCATCGACATCTCCATCCTGATCTTCCTGGTCATCCTGGGCATCATGGTGGACCTGATGAACAAGGCCGGCGGTTCCGCTGCCTTCGGCCGCTGGGCCAAGAAGGCCGTGAAGACCCGCTCCGGCGCACAGCTGCTGACCATGCTGCTGGGCGTGCTGATCTTCATCGACGACTATTTCAACTGCCTGACCGTGGGCGCCGTGATGCGTCCCGTGACGGAGAGCCACAAGATCTCCCGTGCCAAGCTGGCCTACGTCATTGATGCCACCGCCGCTCCCGTCTGTATGCTGGCTCCCGTGTCCTCTTGGGCCGCTGCCGTTGCATCCTACGTGCCCGATGGCTTCCCCGGCTCCCGTATCAGCATGTTCCTGAGCCAGATCCCCTTCAACTACTACTGCATCCTGACGCTGGTGATGGTCATCGTCACCTCCGTGCTGAACATTGACTACGGTCCCATGCTGACCCATGAGTACAATGCTCAGGTCAAGGACGATCTGTTCACCACCCCCGAGCGTCCCTTCGCCGGTGCTGATGATTACGAGGAAGGCGAGAAGCACTCCTCCGTGCTGGATCTGCTGGTTCCCGTGATCGTTCTGATCGCCCTGTGCATCGTTGGTCTGATTTGGACCGGCGGTATGTGGGATGCCGAGAGCGACAACTACGGCAACTTCATCATGTCCTTCTCCGACGCCAGCGCCGGTACCGGCCTGTGCCTGGGCTCCATCATCGCCATTGTGTTCACCTTCGTGTACTACTGGTGCCGTGGTCTGATCGGCTTCAACAAGTCCATGGAAGCCATTCCCAACGGCTTCATCCAGATGATCTCCCCCATCCTGATCCTCTGCTTCGCTTGGACCCTGTGCGGCCTGTGCCGTGACAATGGTCTGCAGGTGGGTTCCTTCGTGGAGGGCGTCATGGCCAACACCGGCAGCCTTGCTAAGTTCCTGCCCGCCGTGATCTTCATCGTGGCCTGCTTCATCGGCTTCGCCACCGGTACCTCTTGGGGTACCATCGGCATCATGGTCCCGCTGGTCTGCGCTGTGTTCAACTGGGATACCCAGATGACTCTGCTGTCCGTGGGTCTGGCCGCTTCCTGCGCCGGCGGCGTGTGCGGCGACCACCTGTCCCCCATCTCCGATACCACCATCATGGCTTCTGCCGGTGCCCACTGCTTCCACCTGAACCACGTGGCCACCCAGATCCCCTACGGTATCACCGTGGCTGCCGTTTCCTTCGTCAGCTTCATCATTGCCGGTATCGTCCAGAGCGCTGTGGTCTGCATGATCATCGCCATCGTTCTGATGATCGCCACCCTGCTGGTCATCAAGGCTATCACCGCCAAGAAGCACGCCGGTATCTTCCAGGAGATGGCCGAGGCCGACAAGGCGCTCTACAACAAGTAA
- a CDS encoding histidine kinase, translating to MAVTGHALNQLLQQMDRTFSNVTGQSVSFIDQEGHYQGPLRLDVFTGFCRRVISSEKGAQHCLACNHSFGLDAEQRCTVSQCHMGISVISVPVPLPEARGLSLTYGQFLTRDTEGAFYSTLRRHCQELELDYDEMVALAGTLRVLSAEELDARMQMLQVFAGYVATSEVELETRREYARQVEKKLALERTLHASEFKFLQSQISPHFLFNTLNLLMRTAYREGAPQTADLICDLADLLRRAYYYKDSICTLAEEMQCARQYLTLQSQRLGPGFSFEVGDVSACGQLMIPVLTIQPLVENAILHGAGEDEYPLHVKVSATAEDGKLVISVSDNGAGIPEEVLKKLRDHLSGGGLGGGFTLLGDGAVLLAALANGFSISLFKRYAEGEDTLTLCGYQFIVGGGLLLLTGLCFGGTLPHFTGQSLLLLGYMVLLSAVAQTIWSALTRYNPVGRVAVYGFLNPVFGVLLSALLLREGQQAFTPYSLAALVLVCVGIFVVNRSDAPGRGAQADQQP from the coding sequence ATGGCGGTAACAGGCCATGCGCTGAATCAGTTATTACAGCAGATGGACCGCACATTTTCCAATGTGACGGGGCAGAGCGTGTCCTTTATCGATCAGGAGGGACACTATCAGGGGCCGCTGCGGCTGGACGTGTTTACCGGCTTCTGCCGCAGGGTCATCAGCAGCGAAAAGGGCGCTCAGCACTGTCTGGCCTGCAACCACAGCTTCGGGCTGGACGCCGAGCAGCGGTGTACGGTGTCCCAGTGTCACATGGGCATCAGCGTGATCTCCGTGCCGGTGCCGCTGCCGGAGGCCAGAGGGCTCAGCCTGACATACGGGCAGTTCCTCACACGGGATACCGAGGGGGCGTTTTACAGCACACTGCGCCGGCACTGTCAGGAGCTGGAGCTGGATTACGACGAAATGGTGGCGCTGGCGGGGACGCTGCGGGTGCTCTCTGCGGAAGAGCTGGATGCCAGGATGCAGATGCTGCAGGTCTTTGCCGGGTATGTGGCCACCTCCGAGGTGGAGCTGGAGACCCGGCGGGAATACGCCCGTCAGGTGGAGAAGAAGCTGGCACTGGAGCGGACGCTGCACGCCAGTGAATTTAAGTTTTTGCAGTCCCAGATCAGTCCGCACTTTCTGTTTAACACCCTGAATCTGCTGATGAGGACGGCCTATCGGGAGGGAGCGCCCCAGACGGCGGATCTCATCTGCGATCTGGCGGATCTGCTGCGGCGGGCGTACTACTACAAGGACTCCATCTGCACGCTGGCGGAGGAGATGCAGTGCGCCCGGCAGTATCTGACCCTGCAGAGCCAGCGGTTGGGGCCCGGCTTTTCCTTCGAGGTGGGGGACGTTTCCGCCTGCGGGCAGCTGATGATCCCGGTGCTGACCATCCAGCCGCTGGTGGAAAATGCCATCCTGCACGGGGCCGGGGAGGATGAATACCCGCTGCACGTGAAGGTGTCGGCCACCGCAGAGGACGGAAAGCTGGTGATCTCCGTCAGCGATAACGGCGCCGGTATCCCGGAGGAGGTGCTGAAAAAGCTCCGGGATCATCTGTCCGGCGGCGGATTGGGCGGAGGATTCACCCTGCTGGGGGACGGTGCGGTGCTGCTGGCGGCGCTGGCCAACGGCTTCTCCATCTCGCTTTTCAAGCGGTATGCCGAGGGAGAGGACACCCTGACCCTGTGCGGATATCAGTTCATCGTGGGCGGGGGGCTTTTGCTGCTGACGGGACTGTGCTTCGGCGGTACGCTGCCGCATTTCACCGGGCAGTCCCTTCTGCTGTTGGGATACATGGTGCTGCTGTCCGCCGTGGCCCAGACCATCTGGAGCGCCCTGACCCGGTACAATCCGGTGGGGCGGGTGGCGGTATACGGCTTTTTGAATCCCGTGTTCGGCGTGCTTCTGTCGGCGCTGCTCCTGCGGGAGGGACAGCAGGCCTTTACCCCGTACAGTTTAGCGGCATTGGTACTGGTATGCGTGGGAATTTTTGTAGTCAACCGCAGCGATGCCCCCGGCAGGGGAGCGCAGGCCGATCAGCAACCATAA
- a CDS encoding Na+/H+ antiporter NhaC family protein: MEKKGTRIAYFIALAIVVIALVIAKVANDGSGFVATGWALFPPIVAIALALISKEVYSSLFLGCVVGALLLANFQPWQMVVNFIGAGEGVGMINAIDISILIFLVILGIMVDLMNKAGGSAAFGRWAKKAVKTRSGAQLLTMLLGVLIFIDDYFNCLTVGAVMRPVTESHKISRAKLAYIIDATAAPVCMLAPVSSWAAAVASYVPDGFPGSRISMFLSQIPFNYYCILTLVMVIVTSLLNIDYGPMLTHEYNAQVKDDLFTTPERPFEGADDYEEGAKHSSVLDLLLPVIVLIALCIVGLVWTGGMWDAESDNYGNFVMSFSDASAGTGLCLGSIIALVFTFMYYWLRGLITFEKSMEAIPNGFIQMISPILILCFAWTLCGLCRDNGLQVGTFVEGVMANTGSLAKFLPAVIFIVACFIGFATGTSWGTIGIMVPLVCAVFDWDTQMTLLSVGLAASCAGGVCGDHLSPISDTTIMASAGAHCFHLNHVATQLPYGITVAAVSFVSFIIAGLVQSAVVCMIIAIVLMVATLLVIKAVTAKKHAGVFAEMAEADKVLYNK; the protein is encoded by the coding sequence ATGGAAAAGAAAGGCACTCGTATAGCGTATTTTATTGCGCTGGCGATCGTTGTGATCGCACTGGTCATCGCCAAGGTGGCCAATGACGGTTCCGGCTTCGTAGCCACCGGTTGGGCGTTGTTCCCCCCCATCGTGGCTATTGCGCTGGCCCTCATCAGTAAGGAAGTGTACTCTTCCCTGTTTCTGGGCTGCGTGGTAGGTGCCCTGCTGCTGGCCAACTTCCAGCCCTGGCAGATGGTCGTGAATTTCATCGGCGCCGGTGAGGGCGTCGGCATGATCAACGCCATCGACATCTCCATCCTGATCTTCCTGGTCATCTTGGGCATCATGGTGGATCTGATGAACAAGGCCGGCGGTTCCGCTGCCTTCGGCCGCTGGGCCAAGAAGGCCGTGAAGACCCGCTCCGGTGCGCAGCTGCTGACCATGCTGCTGGGCGTGCTGATCTTCATCGACGACTATTTCAACTGCCTGACCGTGGGCGCCGTGATGCGTCCCGTGACGGAGAGCCACAAGATCTCCCGCGCCAAGCTGGCTTACATTATCGATGCCACCGCCGCTCCCGTTTGTATGCTGGCTCCCGTGTCCTCTTGGGCCGCCGCCGTTGCATCCTACGTGCCCGATGGCTTCCCCGGCTCCCGTATCAGCATGTTCCTGAGCCAGATCCCCTTCAACTACTACTGCATCCTGACGCTGGTGATGGTCATCGTCACCTCCCTGCTGAACATTGACTACGGTCCCATGCTGACCCATGAGTACAATGCTCAGGTCAAGGACGATCTGTTCACCACCCCCGAGCGTCCCTTTGAGGGCGCCGACGACTACGAAGAGGGTGCCAAGCACTCCTCCGTGCTGGATCTGCTGCTGCCCGTTATCGTTCTGATCGCCCTGTGCATCGTTGGTCTGGTCTGGACCGGTGGTATGTGGGACGCCGAGAGCGACAACTACGGCAACTTCGTCATGTCCTTCTCCGACGCCAGCGCCGGTACCGGCCTGTGCTTGGGTTCCATCATTGCACTGGTCTTTACGTTCATGTACTACTGGCTGCGCGGCCTCATCACCTTCGAGAAGTCCATGGAGGCGATCCCCAATGGCTTCATCCAGATGATCTCCCCCATCCTGATCCTCTGCTTCGCCTGGACCCTGTGCGGCCTGTGCCGTGACAATGGTCTGCAGGTGGGTACCTTCGTAGAGGGCGTTATGGCCAACACCGGCAGCCTTGCTAAGTTCCTGCCCGCCGTGATCTTCATCGTGGCCTGCTTCATCGGCTTCGCCACCGGTACCTCTTGGGGTACCATCGGCATCATGGTCCCGCTGGTCTGCGCCGTGTTTGACTGGGATACCCAGATGACTCTGCTGTCCGTGGGTCTGGCTGCTTCCTGCGCCGGCGGCGTGTGCGGCGACCACCTGTCCCCCATCTCCGATACCACCATCATGGCTTCTGCCGGTGCCCACTGCTTCCACCTGAACCATGTGGCGACCCAGCTGCCCTATGGTATCACCGTGGCCGCCGTTTCCTTCGTCAGCTTCATCATTGCCGGTCTGGTCCAGAGCGCTGTGGTCTGCATGATCATCGCCATCGTGCTGATGGTCGCCACCCTGCTGGTCATCAAGGCCGTCACCGCCAAGAAGCACGCCGGCGTCTTTGCCGAAATGGCCGAGGCCGACAAGGTGCTCTACAACAAGTAA
- a CDS encoding InlB B-repeat-containing protein produces MKKRLLSMVLTVIMLVSLIPTSVFAAKKSVDDYFDGLPIAADPGAGTTAWKVSTKDGEEVLMSGNAGKNYSSSTLTLTFTEDTHLSFEYKVSSEARYDKCTITLGSTTLVDGESGDKNWKGLELDAKRGDKLTVRYEKDISGDKFDDCVYLRNFSAGEALVVTFHANNGTEDTATQKIFGGKGTLKANTFTCEGKIFAGWATSADGAVAYEDGAAITTETDLDLYAVWSDAYTVTLRNGDTDTTVLVPQNSAIGSRIPADPTKKGYTFEGWFNGEEKLTAETVISGDVIYTAQWSPITYTIAFSGGEGGQGAMDSIPATYDQEVTLPKNTFTRPGYYFNGWSASSGASSGSYADEKPVKNLTTKQGETVTLYAAWYGLPVNVTLHPNYDGAENGTRTCIVGSNYNYILKEGGGTKFDAIEDPVRTGYIFDGWFDAAEGGNAVGPSYKFTAEDAENGFHLYAHWTKGITVHFDGNGYKNTLRDKTVTPDKVFSSMPSLSSYYYPANKALDGWYIKNADGSFGEAVTKDTVFSGDEVTLIAKWRDYQYIIKYNVKYSDKNTTTGTMADQTAPFGQDVQLTPCGFSREGYTFAGWAESSYGSTVKYADGATINRPFEEGDGWDEGSEDGETYNLYAVWTESKSPEQLEAEAKLEAAEKAIGGTYNVTYGKDTNALTMLRAKLEAAGITDVTVSMKEASYSSYNHVGITADGTIQYKWNENGSTTAASGTVRPTLVLTCNTYTKESTGCLFSIPLDEEKAMEALRTVAARIRVPETVESASDLTSLPKYPLKAGVDESKVDYSSGTDQELWTTATWTSSNTGVISFKEVSYPYFAPYTVTVAQPKKDTSVTLTLKLVYNGREDLNLNMVYTVVVKGDNTPPAMDYQALLETAVREIGLKDPRDNSKIDTTNVVSDIQLPTTKQLSAISYRDYEQGFDGKYTPIMLYTSDADVVVSAGPTTANVARMLTYRPLPGQEAKTVTITMKILSRPSGEGTDYASMPVLASKDITLTVQPLTQEELDTAAAFMRLVCTEDVYWEGIRKANADRDHVTGDMRSFIEIVPATTGYKFIRNMDSYNAVGVKADDIPGWYDAQQYRCFRSSNNAVVAHETLRVTQPKYNTRITVDSVLTYTQYAKYYEKFQGNADYEQFAQFYKQPISTTVTVIGTEGIEDPNLQPLTVTVNVEGSTFKEDFTDLEGATYTCSTGDHRTAADAVMAALTENQYTYTGSSTYLSGITDPNSVSLTGGDSAFGSWSGWMFTVNGEMPIERYDNGQPIYATLGTYQLKDGDVVRMYYVACPTESGQHTWNDGQVTTAATCTENGVMTYTCTMCSDTKTEVIPATGHAYGEPVWKWTDDFKATATFTCTNDATHVENVTAEVTSAVTTPAACETTGVRTYTAKVTFEDKEYTSSKTEVIPAAGHTLTAVAEVPATCETAGTSAYWKCDVCGKLFSDAEGKTETTLEKLTIPATGHAYGEPVWKWNDDFTASATFTCANDTSHVEKVDATVTSEVTEGSCEVGGTRTYTAKVTFEGKEYTDTKTEPVPAKGHQLTAVEAVPATCETAGTSAHWKCEVCGKLFSDADGKTETTLEKLAIPATGHTYGAPVWKWNDDFTASATFTCGNDDSHVETVNAAVTNEVTTATTCEADGVRTYTAKVTFEGKEHTDTKTEVIPATSHDTELVGTKDATCTEDGYTGDEVCKVCGVTVKQGEVIPALGHDYKDGKCSRCGAEEPTTPVEPGKPQQPEKPTTPDTPATGDESQLMLWVSGMLVCALGAGLMLRRKKEN; encoded by the coding sequence ATGAAAAAGAGACTGCTCTCCATGGTGCTGACGGTGATCATGCTGGTGAGCCTGATCCCCACGTCGGTCTTTGCGGCCAAGAAGTCCGTTGACGACTATTTCGACGGGCTCCCCATCGCCGCTGATCCCGGCGCCGGCACCACCGCATGGAAGGTCAGTACCAAGGACGGCGAGGAGGTCCTCATGTCCGGCAATGCCGGAAAGAACTACTCCTCCAGCACCCTGACCCTGACCTTTACAGAAGATACCCACCTGTCCTTCGAGTATAAGGTCTCCTCCGAGGCCAGATACGACAAGTGCACCATCACACTGGGCAGCACCACCCTCGTCGACGGCGAGAGCGGCGACAAGAACTGGAAGGGTCTGGAGTTGGACGCCAAGCGGGGCGACAAGCTGACCGTGCGGTATGAGAAGGACATCAGCGGCGACAAGTTCGACGACTGCGTCTATCTGCGGAACTTCTCCGCCGGTGAGGCGCTGGTGGTGACCTTCCACGCCAACAACGGCACGGAGGACACCGCCACGCAGAAGATCTTCGGCGGCAAGGGCACCCTGAAGGCCAATACCTTCACCTGCGAGGGCAAGATCTTCGCCGGTTGGGCCACCTCCGCCGACGGGGCTGTGGCCTATGAGGACGGCGCCGCCATCACCACGGAGACGGATCTGGATCTGTACGCCGTGTGGTCGGACGCTTACACCGTTACGCTCCGCAACGGCGACACCGACACCACCGTTCTGGTCCCCCAGAACAGCGCCATCGGCAGCCGTATTCCCGCAGACCCCACCAAGAAGGGCTATACCTTCGAGGGCTGGTTCAACGGCGAGGAGAAGCTGACGGCGGAGACGGTGATCTCCGGCGACGTCATCTACACCGCTCAGTGGAGCCCCATTACCTACACCATCGCCTTCAGCGGCGGTGAGGGCGGCCAGGGAGCCATGGACTCCATCCCCGCTACCTATGATCAGGAGGTCACGCTGCCCAAGAACACCTTTACCCGCCCCGGCTACTACTTCAACGGCTGGAGCGCATCCTCCGGCGCCTCCAGCGGCAGCTATGCCGACGAGAAGCCGGTGAAGAACCTGACCACCAAGCAGGGGGAGACGGTCACCCTCTACGCCGCTTGGTACGGCCTGCCGGTGAATGTGACGCTGCACCCGAACTATGACGGTGCAGAGAACGGCACCCGCACCTGCATCGTGGGCAGCAACTACAACTACATCCTTAAGGAGGGCGGCGGCACCAAGTTTGACGCCATTGAGGACCCCGTCCGCACCGGCTATATCTTTGACGGCTGGTTCGATGCGGCGGAGGGCGGCAATGCGGTGGGCCCGTCCTATAAGTTCACCGCCGAGGACGCCGAAAATGGCTTCCATCTGTACGCCCACTGGACCAAGGGCATCACTGTCCACTTCGACGGCAACGGCTATAAGAACACGCTGAGGGACAAGACCGTGACGCCGGACAAGGTATTCTCCAGCATGCCCTCTCTGAGTAGCTACTACTACCCCGCCAACAAGGCGCTGGACGGCTGGTACATCAAGAATGCCGACGGCTCCTTCGGTGAGGCCGTCACCAAGGACACCGTGTTCAGCGGCGACGAGGTGACTCTCATCGCCAAGTGGCGTGACTATCAGTACATCATCAAGTATAACGTCAAGTACAGCGACAAGAACACCACCACCGGCACCATGGCCGACCAGACGGCACCCTTCGGTCAGGATGTGCAGCTGACGCCCTGCGGCTTCAGCCGGGAGGGCTATACCTTCGCCGGTTGGGCGGAGAGCAGCTACGGCAGCACCGTCAAGTATGCCGACGGCGCCACCATCAACCGCCCCTTCGAGGAGGGTGACGGTTGGGACGAAGGCAGCGAGGACGGCGAGACATACAACCTCTATGCCGTCTGGACGGAGAGCAAGTCTCCGGAGCAGCTGGAGGCCGAGGCCAAGCTGGAGGCCGCCGAGAAGGCCATTGGCGGCACCTACAACGTCACCTACGGCAAGGACACCAATGCACTGACCATGCTCCGGGCCAAGCTGGAGGCTGCCGGGATCACGGACGTCACCGTCAGCATGAAGGAGGCGTCTTACAGCAGCTATAACCACGTGGGCATCACGGCCGACGGCACCATCCAGTATAAGTGGAACGAAAACGGCAGCACCACGGCGGCTTCCGGCACCGTGCGGCCTACGCTGGTGCTGACCTGCAATACCTACACCAAGGAGTCCACCGGGTGCCTGTTCAGCATTCCTCTGGACGAGGAAAAGGCCATGGAGGCTCTGCGTACCGTGGCGGCCCGCATCCGTGTGCCTGAGACGGTGGAGAGTGCCTCCGATCTCACCAGCCTGCCCAAGTATCCCCTGAAGGCCGGCGTGGACGAGAGCAAGGTGGACTACAGCAGCGGTACGGATCAGGAACTGTGGACCACCGCCACGTGGACCTCCAGCAACACCGGCGTGATCTCCTTCAAGGAGGTCTCTTACCCCTACTTTGCCCCTTATACGGTCACGGTGGCCCAGCCCAAGAAGGACACCAGCGTGACCCTGACCCTGAAGCTGGTCTATAACGGCCGGGAGGATCTGAACCTGAACATGGTCTATACCGTGGTGGTCAAGGGTGACAATACGCCTCCCGCCATGGACTATCAGGCACTGCTGGAGACGGCGGTGCGTGAGATCGGCCTAAAGGATCCCCGTGACAATTCCAAGATCGACACCACAAACGTGGTCTCCGACATCCAGCTGCCCACCACCAAGCAGCTCAGCGCCATTTCCTACCGGGATTATGAGCAGGGCTTCGACGGCAAGTACACCCCCATCATGCTGTATACCAGCGACGCCGATGTGGTGGTGTCCGCCGGTCCCACCACGGCCAATGTGGCCCGGATGCTGACCTATCGCCCCCTGCCCGGTCAGGAGGCCAAGACCGTCACCATCACCATGAAGATCCTCTCCCGCCCCAGCGGCGAGGGTACGGATTACGCCTCCATGCCGGTGCTGGCCAGCAAGGATATCACCCTCACCGTTCAGCCTCTGACCCAGGAGGAACTGGACACTGCCGCCGCCTTCATGAGGCTGGTATGCACCGAGGATGTGTACTGGGAGGGCATCCGCAAGGCCAACGCCGACCGTGACCACGTCACCGGCGATATGCGCTCCTTCATCGAGATCGTCCCCGCCACCACCGGCTATAAGTTCATCCGCAACATGGACAGCTACAATGCCGTGGGCGTCAAGGCGGACGATATTCCCGGCTGGTACGATGCTCAGCAGTACCGCTGCTTCCGCTCCAGCAACAACGCTGTGGTGGCCCACGAGACGCTGCGGGTGACCCAGCCCAAGTACAACACCCGCATCACCGTGGACAGTGTTCTGACCTACACCCAGTACGCCAAATACTACGAGAAGTTCCAGGGCAATGCCGACTATGAGCAGTTTGCCCAGTTCTACAAGCAGCCCATTTCCACCACCGTCACCGTCATCGGCACCGAGGGCATCGAGGATCCCAATTTGCAGCCCCTGACCGTTACCGTGAATGTGGAGGGCAGCACCTTCAAGGAGGACTTCACCGATCTGGAGGGCGCCACCTACACCTGCTCCACCGGAGATCACCGCACGGCAGCGGATGCCGTGATGGCGGCTCTGACGGAGAACCAGTATACCTACACCGGCAGCAGCACCTATCTCTCCGGTATCACCGATCCCAACAGCGTGAGCCTTACCGGCGGCGACAGCGCCTTCGGCAGTTGGTCCGGCTGGATGTTCACCGTCAATGGGGAGATGCCCATTGAGCGCTACGACAACGGCCAGCCCATCTATGCCACACTGGGGACTTACCAGCTGAAGGACGGCGATGTAGTGCGGATGTACTACGTGGCCTGCCCCACGGAGAGCGGCCAGCACACGTGGAATGACGGTCAGGTCACCACGGCGGCTACCTGCACCGAGAATGGCGTCATGACCTACACCTGCACCATGTGCAGCGACACCAAGACCGAGGTCATCCCCGCCACCGGCCACGCCTATGGTGAGCCGGTGTGGAAGTGGACGGATGATTTCAAGGCCACTGCCACCTTCACCTGCACCAACGACGCCACCCATGTGGAAAACGTCACGGCCGAGGTGACCAGCGCTGTCACCACGCCCGCCGCTTGCGAGACCACCGGCGTCCGCACCTATACCGCTAAGGTCACCTTCGAGGATAAGGAGTATACCTCCAGCAAGACCGAGGTCATTCCCGCCGCCGGTCACACCCTGACCGCTGTGGCAGAGGTGCCTGCCACCTGCGAGACCGCCGGCACCTCCGCTTACTGGAAGTGCGACGTCTGCGGCAAGCTGTTCAGCGATGCCGAGGGCAAGACCGAGACAACGCTGGAGAAGCTGACCATCCCCGCCACCGGCCACGCCTATGGCGAGCCTGTGTGGAAGTGGAACGATGATTTCACCGCTTCTGCCACCTTCACCTGCGCCAATGATACTTCCCATGTGGAGAAGGTCGATGCCACTGTGACCAGCGAGGTTACGGAGGGCAGCTGCGAGGTTGGCGGCACCCGCACCTACACCGCCAAGGTCACCTTTGAGGGCAAGGAGTACACCGATACCAAGACGGAGCCTGTCCCCGCCAAGGGTCACCAGCTGACCGCCGTGGAGGCAGTGCCTGCCACCTGCGAGACCGCCGGCACCTCCGCTCACTGGAAGTGTGAGGTCTGCGGCAAGCTGTTCAGCGATGCCGATGGCAAGACCGAGACAACGCTGGAGAAGCTGGCTATCCCCGCCACGGGTCATACCTATGGCGCCCCGGTGTGGAAGTGGAACGATGATTTCACCGCTTCTGCCACCTTTACTTGCGGCAATGATGATTCCCATGTGGAGACGGTGAACGCTGCTGTTACCAACGAGGTGACCACTGCGACCACCTGCGAGGCCGACGGCGTGCGGACCTACACCGCCAAGGTCACCTTCGAGGGCAAGGAGCATACCGACACCAAGACGGAGGTCATCCCCGCCACCAGTCACGACACGGAGTTGGTGGGCACCAAGGATGCCACCTGCACCGAGGACGGCTACACCGGCGACGAGGTCTGCAAGGTCTGTGGCGTCACGGTGAAGCAGGGCGAGGTGATTCCCGCTCTGGGCCACGACTACAAGGATGGCAAGTGCAGCCGCTGCGGCGCTGAGGAGCCTACCACTCCCGTGGAGCCCGGCAAGCCCCAGCAGCCGGAGAAGCCCACCACACCCGATACCCCCGCCACCGGTGATGAGAGTCAGCTGATGCTGTGGGTGAGCGGTATGCTGGTGTGCGCTCTGGGTGCCGGTCTGATGCTGCGGCGCAAGAAGGAAAACTGA